A stretch of Halalkalicoccus jeotgali B3 DNA encodes these proteins:
- a CDS encoding ribbon-helix-helix domain-containing protein, which yields MRQMTVSLREEQARWVESKVGDSSDHQSKSAVIRFIIDDHQDRNEELVELQRKREELENKVQRLQNEKKLILQQREEHTELVESIQREQTMAERKNKAGVATRFKWWLTGMPDE from the coding sequence ATGCGTCAAATGACGGTTTCATTGAGGGAGGAACAAGCCCGATGGGTTGAGTCAAAAGTCGGGGACAGCAGCGACCATCAATCAAAGAGTGCCGTCATTCGTTTTATCATTGACGACCATCAAGACCGGAATGAGGAGCTAGTAGAATTGCAACGGAAACGCGAGGAGCTTGAAAATAAAGTTCAGCGACTACAGAACGAAAAGAAACTCATCTTGCAGCAGCGCGAGGAACACACGGAGCTAGTCGAGTCCATCCAGCGCGAGCAAACGATGGCCGAACGAAAGAACAAGGCGGGGGTTGCAACGCGGTTCAAGTGGTGGTTGACCGGAATGCCTGATGAATAG